The proteins below are encoded in one region of Seleniivibrio woodruffii:
- a CDS encoding tetratricopeptide repeat protein: MRFFIYLLTMAFSINAFAGKLDDAVTLAGKSAKGSENNLTEVFMSSEISSEEYIGNFQWFKKNAAEGDRAAEFCMSQYYIHGFGIPKDTAKGMKYLKSAVTKGLPQAQYTYGTYLFNGYLVAEDRKKGFEMIRNAARQGHMDAKFFTGTAYLAGQGTVRDGVKAVYWLERVDGNKYPFANFMLGEVYIAGFGVEKNPEKGFSYIRRAADQGIPEAQVKTAELFDKGTGIPVNHKEAYKYLFLSKLNGVNTDDMLKSAASSLAKDQISTAEKEAAELHQHQTVTRK, translated from the coding sequence ATGCGATTTTTTATATATCTGCTGACTATGGCATTTTCCATAAATGCATTCGCCGGAAAACTTGACGATGCGGTCACCCTTGCGGGAAAGTCCGCCAAAGGATCGGAGAATAACCTGACCGAAGTCTTCATGTCTTCAGAAATCAGCAGTGAAGAGTATATCGGAAACTTTCAGTGGTTCAAAAAGAACGCCGCTGAAGGCGACAGAGCGGCTGAGTTCTGCATGAGCCAGTATTATATCCACGGATTCGGAATCCCTAAGGATACTGCCAAGGGAATGAAATATCTTAAATCAGCTGTAACAAAAGGCCTGCCTCAGGCGCAGTACACCTACGGAACTTATCTTTTCAACGGATATCTGGTTGCGGAAGACAGGAAAAAGGGTTTTGAGATGATCCGCAATGCCGCCCGTCAGGGACACATGGATGCCAAATTTTTCACAGGAACCGCATATCTGGCCGGACAGGGAACGGTGCGTGACGGTGTAAAGGCCGTATACTGGCTGGAAAGAGTTGACGGAAACAAATATCCCTTCGCCAATTTCATGCTGGGAGAGGTTTACATAGCCGGATTCGGCGTTGAAAAGAACCCCGAAAAAGGTTTTTCATACATCAGACGTGCCGCAGATCAGGGTATTCCCGAAGCGCAGGTCAAGACCGCAGAGCTTTTTGATAAGGGCACCGGCATACCTGTTAACCATAAAGAGGCCTATAAATATCTTTTCCTGTCGAAACTTAACGGTGTTAATACAGATGATATGCTGAAATCCGCCGCCTCGTCTCTCGCAAAAGACCAGATATCCACCGCAGAAAAAGAAGCAGCCGAACTGCATCAGCACCAGACCGTCACCAGAAAATAG